From a region of the Paenibacillus sp. R14(2021) genome:
- a CDS encoding YheC/YheD family protein, with product MRRTGRGSMSVKSKWTKTKWLLSDRDLKRFVPETKHFTRSALKTMTGRYKTVYFKPTDGTGGNGIARIVRKSAQTFQVKKDVRSFEVTSARSLFTRLTRIARGRSYLLQKGIQLKTARGRPFDVRVTMQRAGSGKWIPTVLFVKLGKPNKVVTNYHQGGKLTLLETTLRRSGCSPAQIDRYRQRLETLGRQTARCFDRRSMRFKELGLDVAIDRSGRLWILEVNTRPSFQALKSLADKSFYRTVVRYGKLYGRTR from the coding sequence ATGCGTAGAACAGGCAGAGGCAGCATGTCGGTCAAGAGCAAATGGACGAAGACGAAGTGGCTGCTGTCAGACCGCGATTTGAAACGATTCGTACCCGAAACGAAGCATTTTACCCGTTCGGCGCTTAAGACGATGACCGGCCGCTACAAGACGGTGTACTTCAAGCCGACGGACGGCACGGGCGGCAACGGGATCGCGCGCATCGTGCGGAAGTCCGCTCAGACTTTTCAAGTAAAGAAAGACGTGCGATCATTCGAGGTGACCTCCGCCCGTTCGTTATTCACCCGATTGACACGCATCGCCCGCGGGAGGAGCTATCTGCTGCAGAAGGGGATCCAATTGAAAACCGCCCGCGGCCGGCCGTTCGATGTCCGTGTGACGATGCAGAGAGCGGGCAGCGGCAAATGGATTCCTACCGTTCTATTCGTTAAGCTCGGTAAGCCTAACAAGGTCGTCACGAACTATCACCAAGGCGGTAAGCTGACGCTTCTGGAGACGACGCTGCGCCGTTCGGGCTGCAGTCCGGCGCAAATCGACCGCTATAGACAGCGGCTTGAGACGCTCGGCAGGCAGACAGCCCGCTGCTTCGACCGCCGCAGCATGCGGTTCAAGGAGCTTGGTCTCGACGTGGCGATCGACCGCAGCGGACGATTATGGATTCTGGAGGTCAATACCCGGCCGAGCTTTCAAGCGCTGAAATCGCTTGCCGATAAGAGCTTCTATCGAACCGTCGTGCGGTACGGCAAATTGTACGGGAGAACGCGATAG
- a CDS encoding MerR family transcriptional regulator — protein MTQRWKVGELARIAGLTVRTLRYYDGIGLFSPSGHSESGHRLYTEADLTRLQQILSLKELGLSLDEMKSVLTGGQYSLSDIVSLQITRIQQQVIVQQKLLRQLEHVARLMANNQPLTVDDFTKLLGTMRMSHEKFFAEKQASWQAHLDRLGDFLDKQRDP, from the coding sequence ATGACACAGAGATGGAAGGTTGGCGAGCTTGCGCGAATCGCGGGCTTAACGGTTCGAACACTGCGTTACTACGATGGGATCGGCTTATTCTCGCCATCCGGCCATTCCGAATCTGGCCATCGGCTCTATACCGAAGCGGATCTAACGCGGCTGCAGCAGATTCTGTCGTTGAAAGAGCTTGGCTTGTCGCTGGACGAGATGAAGTCGGTGTTGACCGGCGGTCAGTACAGCTTATCCGACATCGTGTCGCTTCAGATCACCCGGATTCAACAGCAAGTTATCGTGCAGCAGAAGCTGCTCAGGCAGCTGGAGCATGTAGCGCGCCTCATGGCGAACAATCAGCCGTTGACAGTCGATGATTTCACGAAGCTGCTCGGCACGATGCGCATGAGCCATGAGAAATTTTTTGCCGAGAAGCAGGCGAGCTGGCAAGCCCATCTCGACCGTCTAGGCGATTTTCTGGACAAGCAGAGAGATCCCTAA
- a CDS encoding SRPBCC family protein, with translation MNDYSVNNDTFFIARTYKAAPERVFAAWADPALKANWFPKADVFDFRIGGLEIIQMAAPDGTVFKSTATFHEIVPSNRIIYTMTIDMGERRISVGLITIEFKPEGTGTQLVYTEQCVFLDGMDSADIHREGANDFLDKLGAELERAS, from the coding sequence ATGAATGATTATTCCGTGAATAACGATACGTTCTTCATTGCACGCACGTATAAAGCCGCTCCTGAGCGGGTATTTGCCGCATGGGCAGACCCTGCTCTGAAGGCCAACTGGTTCCCGAAGGCAGATGTATTCGATTTCCGCATCGGAGGTCTCGAAATCATTCAAATGGCCGCGCCGGACGGCACTGTCTTTAAGTCCACTGCAACCTTTCATGAGATTGTGCCGAGCAACCGAATCATCTACACCATGACGATTGACATGGGGGAGAGGCGGATCTCGGTTGGGCTTATAACGATCGAATTCAAGCCCGAGGGCACAGGTACGCAGCTCGTCTATACCGAGCAGTGCGTATTCCTCGACGGCATGGATTCGGCCGACATTCATAGAGAAGGCGCGAACGATTTCTTGGACAAGCTGGGCGCCGAGCTGGAGCGGGCGAGCTAG
- a CDS encoding NPCBM/NEW2 domain-containing protein yields the protein MKVKLFTRSAVGSFLSLALVLTASPWTGAKASAAGTTLSVTAYGANGSDNASDQAGIQAAIDAASAGDTVLLPKGTYYLGGTVKGKTGVTIKGENRDSTIVKYTDSSDTYMFYFYNISNAAIKNMTLDGSNSLVAMSAVVSEGGSGNTMSGLRVKDFAAVQGFGPHALYGIGTNNLTVSDNNISNIGVGSIWGAGMRIGYDSHNALIERNVIANTGRGGIFLNDGSSGAIVRGNKVTGSGKKENGLSIELHTNTDNAIIEDNDVDHWISAVRSKTIAVRRNVVHTTDGTVGAIGLEIMAENAVTSDNVVDGGQQVGIQQSPGPGHQLWSYNAIQNLVMWGMQLQGAGAAETEQYQYFFKNSFINTQLGNPKAAYPGYEGNGVRIHGNAANLTFDSNLIAGNGRKAIEITGAPGVDKLSFTNNIIYGNKDAAIDPYPAAALDLEWKGNLVYKNGSNAVPASRGFANPKPKANFNIPALVRVGEPVTFNSTSTDNGVIATYLWDFGAGLPSASAKPTFVYDKAGIYRVTLVVWDNEGRADLKESVVIVRPGMPDTKNPTVPAAVTSPSQTDETISLTWSPASDNVGVVGYDVYRDGTLAGAAAPGETSITLTGLTALTTYGITIRARDAAGNVSDPSAVLLVTTEAPDATPPSAPTLTVASVTGTSANLTWTVAADNKAVTGYNIYRGSSQIGTTTGASATSFTAAGLIPGTSSTFTVKAKDAAGNVSAASNAAAATLAPPAAPTIYLSDYAWDYAVAGWANVNKDKSSDGKPITLNEVVFPKGLGTHAASTIIYTLGGQYSRFQATVGVDDETFGNGDVEFQVWLDGVQAAASGVMVATTPNFTFDVDISGANELKLVVTNGVAGGDWDHADWGDAKIIYPSGT from the coding sequence ATGAAGGTCAAGCTCTTCACACGGAGCGCGGTCGGCTCGTTCTTATCGCTGGCGCTCGTTCTGACCGCAAGCCCGTGGACAGGCGCCAAGGCTTCCGCGGCCGGCACGACGTTATCCGTCACTGCCTATGGGGCGAACGGCTCCGACAACGCTAGCGATCAAGCCGGCATTCAAGCCGCCATCGACGCGGCATCGGCGGGGGACACCGTCCTGCTGCCGAAAGGAACCTATTACCTCGGCGGCACCGTCAAGGGCAAAACAGGCGTAACGATCAAGGGGGAGAATCGCGACAGCACGATCGTGAAATACACGGACAGCTCGGACACGTATATGTTTTACTTCTATAACATCTCGAACGCAGCGATTAAAAACATGACGCTGGACGGCAGCAACAGCCTCGTCGCCATGTCGGCCGTCGTCTCCGAGGGCGGCAGCGGCAATACGATGAGCGGCCTCCGCGTCAAGGATTTCGCCGCCGTCCAAGGCTTCGGTCCGCATGCGCTGTACGGCATCGGAACGAACAACCTGACCGTGTCGGACAACAATATCTCGAACATCGGCGTCGGTTCCATCTGGGGCGCAGGCATGCGGATCGGCTACGACTCGCATAACGCGCTCATTGAGCGCAACGTCATCGCGAACACAGGCCGCGGCGGTATTTTCCTCAACGACGGCAGCTCTGGCGCGATCGTGCGCGGCAACAAGGTTACAGGCTCGGGCAAGAAGGAGAACGGCCTGTCCATCGAGCTGCATACGAATACGGACAATGCCATCATTGAAGACAACGACGTCGATCACTGGATCAGCGCCGTTCGGTCCAAGACAATCGCCGTGCGGCGCAATGTCGTCCATACGACGGACGGCACTGTCGGCGCGATCGGTCTCGAGATCATGGCGGAGAACGCCGTGACATCGGATAATGTGGTCGACGGCGGGCAGCAGGTCGGCATCCAGCAATCGCCGGGTCCGGGCCACCAGCTGTGGAGCTACAACGCCATCCAGAATCTCGTCATGTGGGGGATGCAGCTGCAGGGCGCTGGTGCCGCAGAAACCGAGCAGTACCAATATTTCTTCAAGAACAGCTTCATCAACACGCAGCTGGGCAATCCGAAAGCCGCTTATCCCGGCTATGAAGGCAACGGCGTGCGCATTCACGGCAATGCAGCGAACCTGACGTTCGACAGCAACCTAATTGCTGGGAACGGGCGCAAAGCGATTGAAATTACCGGCGCGCCCGGTGTCGACAAGCTGAGCTTTACGAACAATATCATCTACGGCAACAAAGACGCGGCAATAGATCCGTACCCGGCAGCTGCGCTGGACTTGGAATGGAAGGGCAACCTGGTGTACAAGAACGGCAGCAACGCGGTGCCTGCATCCCGAGGCTTTGCCAATCCGAAGCCCAAGGCGAATTTCAACATCCCCGCCCTCGTTCGCGTAGGCGAGCCGGTTACGTTCAACAGCACATCGACGGACAACGGCGTCATCGCAACGTACCTATGGGACTTCGGCGCAGGACTGCCGAGCGCATCCGCCAAACCGACCTTCGTCTATGACAAAGCGGGCATCTACCGCGTGACGCTTGTCGTGTGGGACAACGAAGGACGCGCGGATTTGAAGGAATCCGTCGTTATCGTCAGACCGGGCATGCCCGATACGAAGAACCCGACGGTTCCGGCGGCGGTAACATCGCCTTCGCAAACCGACGAAACGATTAGCTTAACGTGGAGCCCTGCTTCCGATAACGTCGGCGTCGTGGGCTACGATGTTTACAGGGACGGCACCTTGGCAGGAGCTGCTGCGCCAGGCGAAACCTCCATAACGTTAACGGGTTTAACCGCGCTCACGACTTACGGCATTACGATCCGCGCAAGAGATGCGGCGGGCAACGTATCCGATCCGAGCGCGGTGCTCCTCGTAACGACGGAAGCGCCTGATGCCACGCCTCCGTCGGCGCCCACGCTGACGGTCGCATCCGTGACCGGCACCAGCGCGAACTTGACGTGGACGGTCGCTGCAGACAATAAAGCGGTGACGGGGTACAACATCTACAGAGGCAGCAGCCAGATCGGCACGACCACGGGCGCCTCGGCCACGTCGTTCACGGCTGCCGGCCTCATTCCGGGAACGTCCAGCACGTTCACGGTCAAAGCCAAGGATGCCGCAGGCAACGTATCCGCGGCGAGTAATGCCGCTGCTGCCACGCTCGCTCCGCCGGCGGCGCCGACGATCTATCTGAGCGATTACGCGTGGGACTATGCGGTTGCCGGCTGGGCCAACGTCAATAAAGACAAATCCTCCGACGGCAAGCCGATCACGCTGAACGAGGTCGTGTTTCCGAAGGGGCTTGGCACGCATGCGGCCTCGACCATTATTTACACGCTGGGCGGGCAGTACAGCCGCTTCCAAGCAACGGTCGGCGTCGATGACGAAACGTTCGGCAATGGCGACGTCGAATTCCAAGTGTGGCTGGACGGCGTCCAAGCGGCCGCGAGCGGCGTCATGGTCGCGACGACGCCAAACTTCACGTTCGATGTTGACATCAGCGGCGCAAACGAGCTTAAGCTCGTCGTCACGAACGGCGTTGCGGGCGGCGACTGGGACCACGCGGACTGGGGCGACGCCAAAATCATTTATCCAAGCGGCACGTAA
- a CDS encoding transporter: MPPLGPQGSQQPPSSPPPQTVPQKPLTSTFAVDPGAIAGCRYRYTYIWPRSGPGFWFYPVFVGRTSISGFRWNGFSWMFSGFDLQRIDAFTCI; this comes from the coding sequence ATGCCTCCCCTCGGACCGCAGGGCTCGCAGCAGCCGCCTTCGTCGCCGCCGCCGCAGACGGTTCCCCAAAAACCCCTCACTTCCACGTTTGCCGTCGACCCCGGTGCGATCGCCGGCTGCAGGTACCGCTATACGTACATTTGGCCGCGAAGCGGACCGGGCTTCTGGTTCTACCCCGTATTCGTTGGACGGACGTCGATATCGGGATTTCGCTGGAACGGGTTCTCCTGGATGTTCTCCGGCTTCGACCTGCAGCGCATTGATGCCTTTACGTGCATCTAA
- a CDS encoding 2Fe-2S iron-sulfur cluster-binding protein gives MLTVHVEGRDAIQAAEGAKLVLALEDSGIDVLHRCGGNAKCTTCAVEVLAGDAGAMEELEAAALRNKGIEDSSVRLSCQIRLHGDVSVRLIKTAASTGLEPGTRPQP, from the coding sequence ATGCTGACGGTTCACGTAGAAGGAAGAGACGCCATTCAGGCGGCCGAAGGCGCGAAGCTCGTGCTTGCGCTTGAGGATAGCGGGATCGATGTCCTGCACCGCTGCGGAGGCAATGCCAAATGCACCACATGCGCGGTTGAGGTACTCGCAGGAGATGCCGGCGCGATGGAAGAATTGGAAGCGGCAGCCCTCCGCAACAAAGGAATCGAGGATTCCTCCGTGCGGCTGTCCTGCCAAATTCGGCTGCACGGCGATGTATCGGTGCGGCTGATCAAGACAGCGGCCTCCACAGGCTTAGAGCCGGGAACACGCCCGCAGCCGTAA
- a CDS encoding D-2-hydroxyacid dehydrogenase, with protein MRTILCLQAFNPEQQEAIKRAAPDAAVIFGHMGAVEEQHYREAEIIFGWDANVKAIALQQGSGLRWVQSWSSGIDSLPLDLLAERGILLTDASGVHARSVSETVIAMMLGLARGIASAVRNQQRSVWESPRTLAEMNGGTVAIVGAGEIGREVARLARAFDMRVAAVRRSGGAMPEADVVYGLAELDDALREADYVVNSLPLTSETWHLFHAERFAVMKSGAYFINVGRGGTVRTEDLVAALNTGVIAGAGLDVFEQEPLPADHPLWGMPNVIITPHNAGGMTVRNTERLVKLFVSNLTAYLTEGPDKLRNLVDYRKKY; from the coding sequence GTGCGAACGATACTATGTCTGCAAGCGTTTAATCCAGAGCAGCAGGAGGCGATCAAGCGTGCCGCACCGGATGCGGCTGTAATTTTCGGCCATATGGGAGCCGTGGAGGAGCAGCATTACCGGGAAGCGGAGATCATATTCGGCTGGGACGCCAATGTGAAGGCGATCGCGCTGCAGCAGGGCTCCGGCCTGCGCTGGGTGCAGAGCTGGTCGTCGGGAATTGACAGCCTGCCGCTCGATCTGCTTGCGGAGCGCGGCATTCTGCTGACCGACGCCAGCGGCGTTCACGCTAGATCCGTATCCGAGACTGTTATCGCCATGATGCTGGGGCTTGCGCGCGGCATTGCCTCCGCCGTACGCAATCAGCAGCGCAGCGTATGGGAAAGTCCGCGGACGCTCGCCGAGATGAACGGCGGCACAGTCGCAATCGTCGGAGCCGGCGAGATCGGCCGCGAGGTCGCCCGGCTTGCGCGCGCGTTCGATATGCGCGTTGCGGCCGTTCGCCGCTCGGGCGGCGCGATGCCGGAGGCTGACGTTGTCTACGGCCTTGCAGAGCTGGATGACGCGCTGCGCGAAGCGGACTACGTCGTTAATAGTTTGCCGCTCACGAGCGAGACGTGGCATCTATTCCATGCCGAACGCTTCGCCGTCATGAAGAGCGGTGCGTATTTCATCAACGTGGGCCGCGGCGGTACGGTGCGGACGGAGGATCTCGTCGCAGCGCTGAACACCGGCGTCATTGCGGGAGCCGGTCTCGATGTGTTCGAGCAGGAGCCGCTGCCCGCCGATCATCCGCTCTGGGGGATGCCGAACGTAATCATAACCCCGCATAACGCCGGCGGCATGACCGTGCGCAATACGGAGCGGCTCGTTAAGCTCTTCGTCTCGAACTTGACTGCCTACCTCACGGAGGGGCCGGACAAGCTGAGAAACCTCGTTGATTACCGGAAGAAATACTAA
- a CDS encoding antibiotic biosynthesis monooxygenase, producing MSDQTLFAIALYRPHPGQDAALRDILRTHEPALRAEGLITAYPLLRLEAGDGTLIELFEWKSEEAKDRAHKSPVIWPIWERMMAVAEMTSLASLEEAKRPFPVFKRMEL from the coding sequence ATGTCTGACCAAACGTTATTTGCCATCGCCTTATATAGACCGCATCCTGGTCAGGATGCGGCGCTTCGGGATATTTTGCGGACGCATGAACCCGCGCTTCGCGCCGAAGGGCTGATTACGGCTTATCCGCTGCTTCGATTGGAAGCGGGAGACGGCACGCTGATTGAATTATTCGAATGGAAATCCGAGGAGGCGAAGGATCGGGCCCATAAATCGCCCGTTATTTGGCCGATTTGGGAACGAATGATGGCGGTAGCGGAGATGACGAGCCTCGCTTCGCTGGAGGAAGCGAAGCGGCCGTTTCCGGTTTTTAAGCGAATGGAGCTGTAA
- a CDS encoding cytochrome P450, with protein sequence MTGIVDIQSSRVSNFFRFQRDPLGFLVDARPLGDVVSLRTSSFRPTFIINAPAYVQEILVHQEDRMRKGRSAGVLRRTIGDGLLTSEREQHRQQKRYMTPAFYKERIQTYAEIVVEETRKLGAALQDGVPIAMHDAMMQLTLGIIARTMFGTELEHDKARLAHAVDVTIRHTARTIFSPIILPFNWPTPGNKAHRQAIGTLEQMIYGAIAAARKHPDAYADNLLGLLLDTTDEDGKPLADTEIRDQMMTMLLAGHETTANALVWAWHGLERAEGAADQLHRELDAARIRERESGERMSAAARYREVPYTKQVIQETLRLYPPAWAILREAEHGLEMLGDQFPARSSFLISPYAIHRNDEVFGDAKAFRPDRFKEGTSAWARFAYFPFGGGSRGCIGSQFAMMEAALILGTLAEQFTFKSAAGQDDPVPEPLVSLRIKGGRIMIPHRRTALSPHGRGEPNSRPNAQTMLSTEGGHRA encoded by the coding sequence ATGACAGGCATCGTCGACATTCAATCTTCACGCGTTTCCAACTTTTTTCGTTTTCAGCGCGATCCGCTGGGCTTCCTTGTCGATGCGCGTCCGCTCGGCGATGTCGTGTCGCTCCGGACAAGCTCATTTCGCCCGACGTTTATTATAAATGCGCCCGCCTACGTGCAGGAAATTCTCGTGCATCAGGAGGACCGTATGCGCAAAGGCCGCAGCGCGGGCGTGCTCAGGCGCACGATCGGGGACGGTCTGCTTACTTCCGAACGGGAGCAGCATCGGCAGCAGAAGCGCTATATGACGCCGGCCTTCTACAAGGAACGCATTCAGACCTATGCGGAGATCGTGGTCGAAGAGACGCGCAAGCTTGGCGCGGCGCTGCAGGACGGCGTTCCCATTGCCATGCATGACGCCATGATGCAGCTGACGCTCGGCATTATAGCCCGAACCATGTTCGGCACCGAGCTTGAGCATGATAAAGCAAGGCTCGCGCATGCCGTCGATGTGACGATCCGCCACACGGCACGCACGATTTTCTCTCCGATTATCCTTCCCTTCAACTGGCCGACGCCCGGCAATAAGGCGCATAGACAGGCCATTGGTACACTGGAGCAGATGATATACGGTGCGATTGCCGCTGCCCGGAAGCATCCGGACGCTTACGCGGACAATCTGCTCGGCCTGCTGCTTGATACGACGGATGAAGACGGCAAGCCTCTCGCAGATACCGAAATTCGGGATCAAATGATGACGATGCTGCTGGCGGGCCACGAGACGACGGCCAATGCGCTCGTCTGGGCGTGGCATGGCTTGGAGCGTGCGGAGGGCGCCGCCGATCAGCTGCATCGGGAATTAGATGCCGCCCGGATACGGGAGAGGGAAAGCGGCGAACGGATGTCGGCAGCCGCCCGCTACCGGGAAGTGCCGTACACCAAGCAGGTCATTCAAGAAACCCTGCGTCTCTATCCGCCGGCATGGGCGATCTTGCGGGAAGCGGAGCACGGGCTTGAGATGCTGGGCGATCAATTCCCCGCCCGGAGCAGCTTCTTGATCAGTCCTTATGCCATTCACCGCAATGACGAGGTTTTCGGAGATGCGAAAGCCTTCCGTCCGGATCGGTTCAAGGAGGGCACCTCCGCATGGGCGCGGTTTGCTTATTTCCCGTTCGGGGGCGGCTCGAGGGGCTGCATTGGCTCCCAATTCGCAATGATGGAAGCTGCGCTCATCCTTGGCACGCTAGCAGAGCAGTTCACGTTCAAGTCGGCGGCCGGTCAGGACGATCCTGTGCCCGAGCCGCTCGTATCGCTTCGGATCAAGGGCGGGCGCATCATGATTCCGCATCGCCGAACGGCTCTATCTCCGCATGGCCGCGGCGAACCAAACTCCCGGCCCAACGCGCAGACCATGCTCTCGACCGAGGGCGGGCACCGCGCATGA
- a CDS encoding phosphotransferase family protein, producing the protein MDDAVVTQAERIAGDILLEQVKASYQIIGKGFVNQVCVVETERRKVVVRMNDTGTYPSYVKEKWCMEQAAAAGIPGPEVLSIGIVDETAYMIQTFVEGDNGLDSTLPKADIWRQLGEYAKRIHSIQVKGYGENLIDPVHGEFHSPSHAGSDGSWLGYVQYNINSLTEHDRLIELGVLTPMQSQRARRLFEDVKKETFRFGLIHGDLSLKNTIVDQTGQVIVLDWGNAEVRTVPHGDMIGLMQSQIQDGAPNTEEFQAFLDGYGMRVEDLAYGRHMLLLKAFDTLRWAIDRSPDRIESYAAFAKQVVDMVID; encoded by the coding sequence ATGGACGACGCTGTAGTTACACAAGCAGAGCGAATTGCAGGCGATATTCTTCTGGAACAAGTAAAAGCTTCCTACCAGATCATAGGAAAAGGCTTCGTCAATCAGGTTTGCGTCGTCGAAACCGAGCGTCGTAAAGTCGTTGTTCGCATGAACGATACAGGTACATATCCAAGCTATGTGAAAGAAAAATGGTGTATGGAACAAGCTGCCGCAGCCGGCATTCCCGGACCTGAGGTTTTGTCCATTGGTATCGTCGATGAGACCGCCTATATGATTCAAACTTTCGTTGAGGGAGACAACGGGTTAGACAGTACGCTTCCCAAGGCCGATATTTGGAGGCAGCTTGGCGAATATGCCAAACGTATTCATTCCATTCAAGTGAAAGGATATGGGGAAAATCTAATCGATCCCGTCCATGGCGAGTTTCATTCCCCTTCACATGCAGGATCGGACGGCAGTTGGCTCGGGTATGTACAGTATAATATCAATAGTTTGACGGAGCATGACCGGTTGATTGAGCTTGGCGTACTCACTCCGATGCAATCGCAGCGCGCGCGGCGGCTGTTCGAGGATGTGAAGAAAGAAACGTTCCGCTTCGGTCTCATCCATGGCGATCTGTCACTGAAGAATACGATTGTCGATCAGACCGGACAAGTCATCGTATTGGATTGGGGCAATGCAGAAGTAAGAACGGTGCCGCATGGAGATATGATTGGGCTCATGCAGAGCCAAATCCAAGACGGAGCTCCGAATACAGAAGAATTCCAAGCCTTTCTAGACGGGTACGGCATGCGCGTGGAAGACCTTGCTTATGGAAGACATATGCTGCTATTAAAAGCGTTCGATACCCTCAGGTGGGCGATTGATCGCAGTCCGGACCGGATCGAATCCTATGCCGCGTTCGCGAAACAAGTTGTTGACATGGTGATTGATTAG
- a CDS encoding stalk domain-containing protein, with protein sequence MGKWGSWKAGTIGFLCGAVFFSGVTYAATGTITVDFRQIHYFFDGVSKQPSKDAQGFMYKNTIYVPLRFVSESLGKSVEWVNASSSVYIGKKPTQPARPPGAPPASPSGLQVFPKDHAWNTDISAYPVHANSKNFIASIGAGLGMHADFGTVWDGAPIGIPYTIVSGNQPKVKVTFTDYGDESDPGPYPIPLNAPVEGGPDSSGDRHVIVVDKDNQMLYELYNAHQSGQGWTASGGAKWDLKTGAQRPKYWTSADAAGLPIFPGLVRYDEASSGEINHALRFTVSKTQKGFIFPASHYASSSTDANLPPMGLRLRLRQDFNISGYSSTNQAILRALKKYGMIVADNGSSLYLSGAPDSRWNDDDLHNLGKIKGSDFEVVDTGKIEK encoded by the coding sequence ATGGGAAAATGGGGTAGCTGGAAGGCGGGAACGATCGGATTTTTATGCGGAGCCGTCTTTTTCTCCGGCGTGACATACGCGGCGACAGGGACGATCACTGTCGATTTTCGCCAGATTCATTATTTCTTTGACGGCGTGAGCAAGCAGCCTTCCAAGGATGCGCAGGGGTTTATGTACAAGAACACGATATACGTTCCACTGCGTTTCGTATCGGAGTCGCTGGGTAAATCAGTCGAATGGGTCAACGCCTCAAGCTCCGTGTACATCGGCAAGAAACCGACGCAGCCGGCTAGGCCGCCGGGGGCACCGCCTGCAAGTCCGTCCGGCCTGCAGGTATTCCCGAAGGATCATGCATGGAATACGGATATATCTGCTTATCCCGTGCATGCGAATTCGAAGAACTTTATTGCCTCCATCGGCGCTGGCCTCGGGATGCATGCGGATTTCGGAACGGTGTGGGACGGCGCTCCGATCGGAATCCCTTATACGATTGTGAGCGGCAATCAACCGAAGGTGAAGGTGACGTTCACGGATTACGGCGATGAGAGCGATCCGGGACCGTACCCGATTCCGCTGAATGCGCCCGTGGAAGGAGGGCCTGACAGCTCCGGCGACCGCCATGTCATCGTTGTCGACAAGGACAACCAGATGCTGTACGAGCTGTATAACGCGCATCAGTCGGGCCAAGGCTGGACTGCCTCCGGCGGAGCCAAGTGGGACCTGAAGACGGGCGCACAGCGGCCGAAATATTGGACCTCGGCGGATGCCGCGGGCCTGCCGATCTTCCCGGGGCTTGTCCGTTACGACGAGGCTTCCTCCGGCGAGATCAACCACGCGCTTCGATTCACGGTAAGCAAGACGCAGAAGGGCTTTATTTTCCCAGCAAGCCATTACGCCTCGAGCAGCACGGACGCTAATCTTCCGCCGATGGGGCTTCGCCTGCGCCTGCGCCAGGACTTCAATATCTCCGGCTACTCGTCTACGAACCAAGCCATTCTTCGCGCCTTGAAGAAATACGGCATGATCGTCGCCGATAACGGGAGCAGCCTGTACCTGAGCGGCGCGCCGGATTCCCGCTGGAACGATGACGACCTGCACAACCTCGGCAAAATAAAAGGCAGCGATTTCGAAGTGGTGGACACGGGTAAAATCGAGAAATAA